In Triticum urartu cultivar G1812 chromosome 6, Tu2.1, whole genome shotgun sequence, the following proteins share a genomic window:
- the LOC125515584 gene encoding ABC transporter F family member 3, whose product MAALVETSMGVVREVLGDSVVDEVDEPIVSYIANVLADQDFDFGPPDGHGIFDALGDLLIDARCVYDREHCLEVCTKLCEKLGSHGIVKPKAAVRSLATPLRMNAGMEEQVAPKKPENIFDAPLLSSRDKAKLERNKRKEDRQREAQYQMHVAEMEALRAGMPPVYVNHSNVGGTTIRDIHMENFSVTVGGRDLIQDVTLTLAFGRHYGLVGRNGTGKTSLLRAMAQHAIDGIPKNCQILHVEQEVTGDDTTALQCVLNADVERVQLMQEEAQLGQLLKDLEYDAESKQSLDKSKGDVDKDSISKRLEEIYKRLEFIDADAAEARAASILAGLSFTPEMQCKNTKSFSGGWRMRIALARALFIEPDLLLLDEPTNHLDLHAVLWLETYLLKWPKTFIVVSHAREFLNTVVTDVLHLHGKKLHAYKGDYDTFERTREEHLKNQMKAFETNEKARGHMQAFIDKFRYNAKRASLVQSRIKALERMEHVDAVVSDPDYKFEFPTPDDRPGPPIISFSDASFGYPGGPILFKNLNFGIDLDSRIAMVGSNGIGKSTILKLISGDLQPTSGTVFRSPKVRMAVFSQHHVDGLDLTVNPLLYMMRCFPGVPEQKLRSHLGSFGVTGNLALQSMYTLSGGQKSRVAFAKITFKKPHIILLDEPSNHLDLDAVEALIQGLLIFQGGVLMVSHDEHLITGSVDELWAVTDGKVAPFPGTFKEYKKMLTT is encoded by the exons ATGGCGGCGCTGGTGGAGACGAGCATGGGGGTGGTGCGGGAGGTGCTGGGCGACTCGGTGGTGGACGAGGTGGACGAGCCCATCGTCTCCTACATCGCCAACGTCCTCGCCGACCAGGACTtcgacttcgggccccccgacgGCCACGGCATCTTCGACGCCCTAGGCGACCTCCTCATCGACGCCCGCTGCGTCTACGACCGCGAGCACTGCCTCGAG GTCTGCACCAAGCTCTGTGAGAAGTTGGGGAGCCATGGCATCGTCAAACCTAAGGCAGCCGTGCGGAGCCTCGCCACGCCTCTGCGCATGAACGCGGGGATGGAGGAGCAGGTCGCCCCCAAGAAGCCAGAGAATATCTTCGACGCGCCCTTGCTGTCCTCGCGCGACAAGGCCAAGCTCGAGCGGAACAAGAGAAAAGAAGACAGGCAAAGAGAG GCCCAGTACCAAAtgcatgttgccgaaatggaggCGCTCAGGGCTGGAATGCCTCCAGTTTATGTAAATCACAGTAATGTGGGTGGCACAACCATTAGGGATATCCATATGGAGAACTTCAGTGTTACTGTTGGAGGTCGTGATCTTATTCAAGATGTCACCTTAACGCTCGCTTTTGGAAGGCACTATG GTCTTGTTGGAAGAAATGGTACTGGAAAGACTTCTCTTCTCAGAGCTATGGCTCAACATGCAATCGACGGAATTCCTAAGAACTGCCAAATATTGCACGTTGAACAAGAGGTCACGGGTGATGACACAACAGCTTTGCAGTGTGTGCTGAATGCTGATGTTGAACGGGTCCAGCTTATGCAAGAAGAGGCCCAGCTGGGTCAATTACTG AAAGATCTAGAGTATGATGCAGAGTCCAAACAGAGCCTAGACAAGAGCAAGGGTGATGTTGACAAAGATTCTATCAGCAAGAGGCTTGAGGAGATATACAAGAGACTTGAATTCATTGATGCAGATGCAGCAGAAGCTCGTGCAGCATCAATTCTGGCG GGTCTCAGTTTCACTCCAGAAATGCAATGCAAAAATACAAAATCATTTTCAGGAGGATGGCGGATGAGAATAGCACTAGCACGTGCTCTATTCATTGAGCCAGATTTACTGCTACTTGATGAGCCAACA AATCATCTTGATCTGCATGCTGTGTTATGGTTAGAAACATATCTCCTGAAGTGGCCAAAGACATTCATTGTTGTGTCCCACGCTAGAGAGTTTCTGAATACG GTTGTCACCGACGTTCTTCACCTACATGGTAAGAAGCTACATGCTTACAAAGGTGACTATGACACATTTGAGAGGACAAGGGAGGAGCACCTCAAGAATCAGATGAAAGCCTTCGAAACAAATGAGAAGGCCAGAGGACACATGCAG GCATTCATTGACAAGTTCAGATACAATGCAAAGAGAGCATCACTTGTTCAATCAAGAATCAAG GCATTGGAGCGAATGGAACATGTTGACGCTGTTGTTAGTGACCCAGA CTATAAATTCGAATTTCCAACTCCAGATGACCGTCCTGGACCACCAATCATTAGCTTCAG TGATGCGTCATTTGGTTATCCTGGAGGGCCTATTTTGTTTAAAAACTTGAATTTTGGTATCGACCTCGACAGCCGCATAGCAA TGGTTGGTTCAAACGGTATCGGGAAGTCCACTATACTGAAATTAATATCTGGAGACCTGCAGCCAACTTCGGGAACAGTGTTTCGCTCCCCCAAG GTCCGCATGGCTGTATTCAGTCAGCATCATGTTGATGGACTTGATTTGACGGTGAACCCGCTTTTGTACATGATGAGATGCTTCCCG GGTGTACCTGAACAGAAACTGAGGTCACATTTGGGTTCCTTCGGTGTTACAGGAAATCTTGCCCTCCAATCTATGTACACTTTATCAG GTGGTCAGAAGAGTAGGGTCGCGTTCGCGAAGATCACCTTCAAGAAGCCGCACATTATCCTTCTTGATGAGCCTTCTAACCATCTT GATCTCGACGCAGTGGAGGCGCTCATCCAGGGTCTGCTCATATTCCAGGGAGGAGTGCTGATG GTGAGTCACGACGAGCATCTGATCACGGGGAGTGTGGATGAGCTCTGGGCGGTGACCGATGGCAAGGTCGCCCCGTTCCCGGGCACGTTCAAGGAGTACAAGAAGATGCTCACGACATAA
- the LOC125513120 gene encoding F-box/LRR-repeat protein 14-like yields MEDLPEALLTEILNRITRTSDLNSLSLVSKQLYKIEGSQRGAIRVGSGLCTAARALTSLCARFPNLRKVEIDYSGWIPGHGKQLDNKGLLVFSSHCSSLIDLTLSFCSCIDDSGLGCLANCKKLVSLRLNSTPQITSIGLFSVAVGCTSLSALHLIDCEKIDSVEWLEYLGRDGSLEEFVVKNCKRINHHDFLKFGPGWMKLQKFEFERKRGKYDSLIAVGGKVYDSSYDAHSMDIYDFCCESLKDLRLAHIKTWPDVGLRVVLGKCKALEKLCLEYVHALNDNDMIALSRSCSNLKSISLWLNLQLYSSDVGYCETRTSFTDNSLYALALNCRMLQIADLSFTGCSRDWPSEIGFTQEGFLVLIQSCPIRVLVLNNANFFDDKGMKALASSPHLETLELILCHAVTDVGMRFIAHTPCLSNLTLRMCHNVTDAGVAELGCVHKLESLVIEYCGEISLEAAQGVAKSVHYSKDCSDALMKTIGFGAY; encoded by the coding sequence ATGGAGGACCTACCGGAGGCTCTGCTGACAGAGATTCTCAACAGGATCACCAGGACAAGTGATCTCAACTCTCTTTCCCTTGTGTCAAAGCAGCTCTACAAGATAGAGGGGAGTCAAAGGGGTGCTATCCGTGTTGGTTCCGGTCTTTGCACTGCTGCAAGAGCACTGACATCATTGTGCGCCCGCTTCCCAAATCTGCGGAAAGTGGAAATCGATTACTCTGGCTGGATACCTGGACATGGAAAGCAGCTAGACAACAAGGGCCTTCTTGTGTTTTCATCTCACTGTTCCTCGTTGATTGACCTCACCTTAAGCTTCTGTTCATGCATCGATGACTCTGGGCTTGGTTGCTTAGCGAATTGCAAGAAATTGGTGTCTCTCAGGCTGAACTCCACACCACAAATAACTTCGATTGGGCTTTTCTCGGTTGCAGTTGGTTGCACAAGTCTATCTGCTCTCCACCTTATTGATTGCGAGAAAATCGACAGTGTAGAGTGGCTGGAATACCTTGGTAGGGATGGATCGTTGGAAGAGTTTGTAGTGAAGAATTGCAAAAGAATCAATCATCATGACTTCCTAAAGTTTGGTCCAGGATGGATGAAGCTCCAGAAGTTTGAGTTTGAGAGGAAAAGAGGAAAATATGATAGTCTTATAGCCGTAGGTGGTAAGGTCTATGACTCCTCGTACGATGCTCACAGCATGGATATATATGATTTTTGCTGTGAGAGTTTGAAGGATTTAAGGTTGGCGCATATTAAAACTTGGCCAGATGTAGGGCTTCGTGTTGTCCTAGGGAAGTGTAAAGCATTGGAGAAGCTTTGCCTTGAGTATGTTCATGCCCTAAATGATAATGACATGATTGCATTATCTCGGAGCTGCAGCAACCTTAAAAGCATCTCACTTTGGCTCAACCTGCAGCTTTACTCTAGTGATGTCGGCTATTGTGAAACCAGGACGTCATTTACAGATAACAGCCTTTACGCTCTAGCCCTAAACTGTCGTATGCTTCAGATCGCAGACCTCAGCTTTACAGGATGTTCTCGTGACTGGCCATCAGAAATAGGATTCACACAAGAGGGTTTTCTGGTGCTCATTCAGTCCTGCCCGATTCGTGTTCTCGTGCTCAACAATGCCAACTTCTTTGATGACAAGGGGATGAAGGCCCTCGCATCCTCACCTCATCTGGAGACACTCGAGCTTATATTGTGTCATGCAGTAACTGATGTTGGGATGCGCTTCATTGCGCACACCCCATGCTTGAGTAATCTCACACTTCGGATGTGTCATAACGTTACTGATGCCGGAGTGGCTGAACTGGGATGTGTACATAAGTTAGAGTCTTTGGTCATTGAGTATTGTGGTGAGATCTCTCTGGAAGCTGCGCAGGGTGTTGCCAAGTCGGTTCACTACTCCAAGGACTGTTCAGATGCCCTTATGAAGACAATTGGTTTTGGGGCCTATTGA